The uncultured Pseudodesulfovibrio sp. genome includes a region encoding these proteins:
- a CDS encoding AsmA family protein: MGNLLKFGLIGLGLCLTLLAVAAVVFLIVFDPNDYKDRISRVVLKETGRTLHFDGDIGVSFFPRPGVTLGGLSLSNADGFGPEPMASVRSAHVTVRLLPLLMGKIRFGQLELDGPILNLGRDTQGRANWDDLVGRKQDKEETDSHDAAFDLDVAGVTVTDGEMNWDDRKEGVRFALGGLKVTTGAISKGGLFPVKVAMHFDCRHPDARGTLTLEGQSSLNLEERQYGHMDMHAAILAEGTSIPGGKLDGTVSFQFLALDFNKETAQVTGLECSAYGATLLADGTIRGLMNGLREASASLTLKPTGMRAMLKSLGLPAPDTADARALTSAGGTARLNFKPGRLAFEDVELALDGTRLVGKASVERGREWPRFTAQVDVGDLDLDRYLPPGHKVAGDAAQEKAQAGLLDDTVLPGRLIRRLDFDLDAKIAKLKLGGAHFSNVAVAVSGADGLVTIHPVFAEAYGGTLKMTGTVDARQSQPVASTRTEVAHLNVAGLARDVAGDSGFAGNADYASSLNARGERMGDLLSSLGGEFSFKLSDGVFPGVDLIGLARSTHSAKNKQGTVEGPGTGSTRFGSIEGTGTIKDGVVYNEDLEVMAPGLRATGHGAVSLVSRKIDYMVRAKLVPTSEGQGGKASENLIGVMVPIHVTGTLDKPRYWVSITEYAKALGGVVVDTVGTVLGGVKSVVKGVGSALDKSCCEDESDTGKPERKKFLGIF, from the coding sequence ATGGGCAACCTCCTCAAATTCGGGCTGATCGGTCTTGGCCTCTGCCTCACTCTGCTGGCGGTCGCGGCCGTGGTGTTCCTGATCGTCTTCGATCCCAACGACTACAAGGACCGCATCAGCCGGGTCGTCCTCAAGGAAACGGGCAGGACCCTGCACTTTGACGGCGACATCGGGGTATCCTTTTTCCCACGGCCAGGGGTGACTCTGGGCGGGCTCTCATTGAGCAATGCGGACGGGTTCGGGCCCGAGCCAATGGCCTCCGTTCGATCGGCCCATGTAACCGTTCGTCTTTTGCCTTTGCTGATGGGCAAGATCCGGTTCGGACAACTGGAGCTGGACGGGCCCATCCTCAATCTGGGCCGCGACACGCAGGGCCGGGCCAATTGGGACGATCTGGTGGGTCGCAAACAGGATAAGGAGGAAACGGACTCTCACGACGCGGCCTTTGACCTGGATGTGGCGGGCGTGACCGTGACCGATGGTGAAATGAACTGGGACGACCGCAAGGAGGGCGTCCGGTTTGCGCTGGGCGGTCTAAAAGTGACAACGGGCGCGATCTCCAAGGGCGGGTTGTTTCCCGTGAAAGTAGCCATGCATTTCGATTGCCGCCATCCGGACGCGAGAGGGACGCTGACCTTGGAAGGGCAGTCTTCCCTGAATCTGGAGGAACGCCAATACGGGCATATGGATATGCACGCCGCCATCCTTGCCGAGGGGACATCCATTCCCGGGGGCAAGTTGGACGGAACTGTGTCCTTTCAATTCCTGGCACTGGATTTCAATAAGGAGACGGCCCAGGTTACAGGGCTTGAATGCTCAGCCTATGGGGCTACGCTGCTCGCAGACGGTACTATTCGAGGGCTGATGAACGGACTCAGGGAGGCCTCGGCGAGCCTGACGCTGAAACCGACTGGCATGCGCGCCATGTTGAAGTCGCTGGGTCTTCCGGCGCCCGACACCGCCGATGCAAGGGCTTTGACCTCGGCGGGCGGTACGGCAAGGTTGAATTTCAAGCCCGGCCGCTTGGCTTTTGAAGACGTTGAACTGGCTCTGGACGGGACGCGTCTCGTGGGCAAGGCATCTGTAGAGCGGGGCAGGGAATGGCCCCGGTTTACGGCCCAGGTGGATGTCGGCGATCTGGACCTCGACCGCTATCTGCCCCCGGGCCACAAGGTTGCCGGGGATGCGGCCCAGGAAAAGGCCCAGGCCGGTTTGCTCGATGATACGGTTCTTCCCGGCAGGCTGATCCGTCGCCTGGATTTCGACCTGGACGCCAAGATCGCCAAGCTCAAGCTCGGCGGGGCACATTTCAGCAACGTGGCCGTGGCGGTCAGCGGGGCTGACGGCCTGGTGACCATCCATCCCGTATTCGCCGAAGCCTACGGCGGCACCCTCAAGATGACCGGCACGGTGGACGCTCGACAGAGCCAGCCCGTAGCCTCTACCCGTACCGAGGTGGCGCACCTGAACGTTGCCGGGCTGGCCCGGGACGTGGCAGGCGACAGTGGGTTCGCCGGAAACGCGGACTATGCCTCTTCGTTGAATGCGCGGGGCGAGCGCATGGGGGATCTGCTGTCCAGCCTGGGCGGTGAATTCTCCTTCAAGCTGTCCGACGGCGTGTTCCCGGGCGTGGATTTGATCGGTCTGGCCCGGTCCACCCATTCCGCAAAAAACAAGCAGGGTACGGTGGAAGGTCCGGGAACCGGTTCCACCCGTTTCGGCTCCATCGAAGGCACAGGGACCATCAAGGACGGCGTGGTCTACAACGAGGACCTCGAGGTCATGGCCCCGGGTTTGCGCGCCACAGGACACGGCGCGGTCTCACTGGTCAGCCGCAAGATCGACTACATGGTCCGTGCCAAGCTGGTGCCCACGAGCGAAGGGCAAGGCGGCAAGGCTTCCGAAAACCTCATCGGCGTCATGGTCCCCATCCACGTGACCGGAACCCTCGACAAACCGCGCTACTGGGTCTCGATTACGGAGTACGCCAAGGCGTTGGGCGGTGTGGTGGTCGACACCGTGGGGACGGTGCTCGGTGGGGTGAAGAGCGTGGTCAAGGGCGTGGGGTCGGCCCTGGACAAGTCCTGCTGCGAGGATGAATCGGACACGGGCAAGCCCGAACGGAAGAAATTTCTCGGAATATTCTAG
- a CDS encoding VOC family protein, whose amino-acid sequence MNPIDISATIVVEDLDKARAFYTTHLNGRLIFDCGWYIGLQFGENGPTLHFMQPQSPDQPLYQSGLTYNIKLHDADEVDTAHADIVKAGLPVIMPLEDHPWGDRGFCTLDPYGVALYVYVDIEPSEEFRQYYL is encoded by the coding sequence ATGAATCCCATAGATATATCAGCCACCATCGTCGTGGAGGACCTGGACAAGGCCCGGGCCTTCTACACCACCCATCTGAACGGACGCCTGATTTTCGACTGCGGCTGGTACATCGGCCTCCAGTTCGGAGAGAACGGCCCCACCCTGCACTTCATGCAGCCGCAATCACCGGACCAGCCACTCTATCAGAGTGGGCTGACCTATAATATCAAGCTCCATGATGCCGACGAGGTCGACACAGCCCACGCCGACATCGTGAAAGCAGGCCTGCCTGTCATCATGCCTCTGGAGGACCATCCCTGGGGCGACAGGGGCTTCTGCACGCTCGATCCCTACGGCGTGGCCCTGTACGTCTATGTGGACATCGAGCCGAGCGAGGAGTTCAGGCAGTATTACCTGTAG
- a CDS encoding MerR family transcriptional regulator: MEDLQEFKRYKIGQAAKAIGVKTYVLRFWEGEFAEIDPIRTESGQRLYTEEHLEIIREIKRLLYDEGLTIDGAKKKLRSREQADILTEIRDELLAIRNLLNT, from the coding sequence ATGGAAGATTTACAGGAATTCAAGCGATACAAGATCGGGCAGGCGGCCAAGGCCATCGGGGTCAAGACCTATGTGCTCCGATTTTGGGAAGGGGAGTTCGCCGAGATCGACCCGATCCGCACGGAGAGCGGCCAGAGGCTGTACACCGAGGAACATCTGGAAATCATCCGCGAGATAAAGCGGCTCCTGTATGACGAGGGGCTGACCATCGACGGGGCCAAAAAGAAACTGCGCAGCCGCGAGCAGGCTGACATCCTCACCGAGATCCGCGACGAATTACTGGCCATCCGCAACCTCCTGAATACATAG
- the infC gene encoding translation initiation factor IF-3, which translates to MRRDQKREDLVRRNERIRIPKVRVVDDDGEQLGVMATRDALDRAREKGLDLVEVAPNADPPVCKIMDYGKFKYQQQKKLQEAKKKQTVIKIKEVKFRPKTDEHDYQTKLKQIVKFLEGGDRCKVTIFFRGREIVHKDRGLAMLERVVVDTQDLAKVESKPMSEGRTMTMMLAPVKK; encoded by the coding sequence ATGCGCCGGGACCAGAAGAGGGAAGACCTGGTCCGGCGGAACGAAAGAATCCGCATCCCCAAGGTGCGGGTCGTTGATGATGACGGTGAGCAGCTCGGTGTAATGGCAACCCGTGACGCGCTTGATCGCGCCCGGGAAAAGGGTCTTGACCTTGTGGAGGTCGCGCCCAACGCCGATCCGCCTGTCTGCAAGATCATGGATTACGGCAAATTCAAGTACCAGCAGCAGAAAAAGCTGCAGGAAGCGAAGAAGAAGCAGACCGTAATCAAGATCAAGGAAGTCAAATTTCGGCCCAAGACCGACGAGCACGATTACCAAACCAAGCTCAAACAAATTGTCAAATTCCTGGAAGGCGGCGACCGTTGCAAGGTCACCATTTTCTTCCGGGGACGAGAGATTGTCCACAAGGACCGCGGGCTGGCCATGCTCGAGAGAGTCGTGGTGGACACCCAGGATTTAGCCAAAGTCGAGAGCAAGCCCATGTCGGAAGGACGGACCATGACGATGATGCTCGCTCCGGTGAAAAAATAG
- the pheS gene encoding phenylalanine--tRNA ligase subunit alpha, which translates to MEGLDSLAQDCASRKGQACSLKELEELRIEFLGRKGKLAQIMGMLGKLDNSDKPEGGKKANEVKQAITAQLDAWEAELQAAEAGQALSRFDPSMPGRKPWAGSLHPVTLVMDEIASILVGLGFEHAAGPEVENDWHNFEALNMPPDHPARDMQDTLYVSEKIVLRTHTSGMQIRSMLKQKPPLAIIAPGKVYRRDSDLTHTPMFHQIEGLLVDKNVSMGDLRGTLTVFVRKVFGPKTNVRFRPSFFPFTEPSAEVDISCAVCGGKGEMHGKTCRVCKGTGWVEILGCGMVDPNVFKSVGYDPEVYTGFAFGLGVERMAMLKYGIDDLRMFFENDVRFLEQFA; encoded by the coding sequence CTGGAAGGACTCGACAGCCTGGCCCAGGATTGCGCATCGCGCAAGGGCCAGGCTTGTTCGTTAAAGGAACTGGAGGAACTCCGCATCGAGTTCCTGGGCCGGAAGGGCAAGCTTGCTCAGATCATGGGCATGCTCGGAAAGCTCGACAATTCCGACAAGCCTGAGGGCGGCAAGAAGGCCAACGAAGTCAAGCAGGCCATCACGGCACAGCTGGACGCGTGGGAAGCCGAATTGCAGGCCGCCGAGGCTGGTCAGGCCTTGTCGCGCTTTGATCCTTCCATGCCGGGCCGCAAGCCGTGGGCCGGTTCCCTGCATCCCGTGACCCTGGTCATGGACGAGATCGCCTCGATCCTGGTCGGGCTCGGCTTCGAGCACGCCGCTGGTCCCGAGGTCGAGAACGACTGGCACAACTTCGAGGCCCTGAACATGCCGCCGGACCACCCGGCCCGCGACATGCAGGATACCCTGTACGTGTCGGAAAAGATCGTCCTGCGTACCCACACCTCGGGTATGCAGATCCGCTCCATGCTCAAGCAAAAGCCGCCTTTGGCAATCATCGCCCCGGGCAAGGTCTACCGCCGCGATTCGGACCTGACCCACACCCCCATGTTCCACCAGATCGAGGGGCTGTTGGTCGACAAGAACGTGTCCATGGGCGACCTGCGCGGCACCCTGACCGTGTTCGTGCGCAAGGTGTTCGGCCCCAAGACCAACGTCCGTTTCCGTCCGAGCTTCTTCCCGTTTACCGAACCCAGCGCTGAAGTGGATATCTCCTGCGCCGTGTGCGGCGGAAAGGGCGAGATGCACGGCAAGACCTGCCGTGTCTGCAAGGGCACGGGTTGGGTCGAGATTCTGGGCTGCGGCATGGTCGATCCCAACGTGTTCAAGTCGGTGGGCTACGACCCCGAGGTCTACACGGGCTTTGCCTTCGGGCTCGGCGTCGAGCGCATGGCCATGCTCAAGTACGGCATCGACGACCTGCGCATGTTCTTCGAGAACGACGTCCGTTTCCTGGAACAGTTCGCCTAG
- the rpmI gene encoding 50S ribosomal protein L35 encodes MPKIKTRRAAAKRFSKTATGKFKRRRKNLRHILTKKNAKRKRRLGQSTTVDTVNMKAVRRQLPNG; translated from the coding sequence ATGCCCAAGATCAAAACCCGCCGTGCAGCCGCCAAGCGGTTCTCCAAGACCGCTACCGGCAAGTTCAAGCGCCGCCGCAAGAATCTCAGGCACATTCTGACCAAAAAGAATGCCAAGAGAAAGCGCCGCCTCGGTCAGTCCACTACCGTGGATACCGTGAACATGAAGGCTGTCCGTCGTCAGTTGCCCAACGGCTAG
- the pheT gene encoding phenylalanine--tRNA ligase subunit beta, whose product MLVSLNWLREFVPYEGDIQVLGDKLTMLGLELDGITDPFEAIQDIVVGYVVEREPHPESDHLSVCTVDVGGPETLTIVCGAPNVDKGQKVPVATVGTTMPDGMKIKKAKLRGVKSMGMICSERELGFSEDHEGIWVLDESLKVGDKLVDALNLERVVFDFDITPNRADCLSILGFARETALAFDLPLTMPDLNLVESGANAADEIKILIDDAEYCPLFNGRVIKGVETRKAPDWMRFKLLALGQRPISNIVDVTNYIMFELGQPMHSYDLDLVQDATLRVALAEEGMKFTTLDDVERTLTANDLLIWDGKRPVGLAGVMGGSNTEMHAGSTNVLLEAAVFRPGTIRKTARRLALPSEASYRFERGVDQQLNRFCIDRGAQLMAETSGGTVLKGVVTNEPRPWQDRTHGYRHKRCMSLLGLDLEPAFAKKVFELEGCTVDDADPDNWTVNSPSHRLDLEREVDLYEEVGRVYGLDRIPAVLPKVAKSLDAVAGTPVYDFIKRVKLWGRGVGLNEAINYSFTGSDDLDRLSLPAEGRVYIANPLSEEQNVMRTELAPGLLNALKNNLSKGNNHIRLFEVAKQFVFDESSETETREQTRLGLLLYGPRHAEEWPWAHGDVDYLDLKGHVEHLLGDTLKLEAPVFTVAENEHPYLEPCVQVTVSGECIGVMGRVREDMADYFHARKDVWLADFNLDGLREMVDAHKIAFQSLPVFPPSRRDVTVIGPVTLHADAIRETILSAGVDILESVELVAEFMPEGQEEERNLSFRLTYRSPTKTLKDKQVDKEHKNILDALEKNLPIRF is encoded by the coding sequence ATGTTAGTTAGCTTGAATTGGTTGCGTGAATTCGTCCCCTACGAGGGGGACATCCAGGTCCTGGGGGACAAGTTGACCATGCTCGGCCTCGAGCTGGACGGCATCACTGATCCCTTTGAGGCCATTCAGGACATCGTGGTCGGCTACGTGGTCGAGCGTGAGCCGCATCCCGAGTCCGATCATCTTTCCGTCTGCACCGTGGACGTCGGCGGTCCTGAGACCCTGACCATCGTGTGCGGCGCGCCCAACGTTGACAAGGGCCAGAAGGTGCCCGTGGCCACGGTCGGCACGACCATGCCCGACGGCATGAAGATCAAGAAGGCCAAGCTTCGGGGCGTCAAGTCCATGGGCATGATCTGCTCCGAGCGCGAGCTTGGCTTTTCCGAAGACCACGAGGGCATCTGGGTACTCGACGAGTCCCTGAAGGTCGGCGACAAGCTGGTCGACGCCCTCAATCTGGAGCGGGTCGTCTTCGACTTCGACATCACTCCGAACCGTGCCGACTGTCTTTCCATTCTCGGTTTCGCCCGCGAGACCGCCCTGGCCTTTGATCTGCCTCTGACCATGCCCGACCTGAATCTGGTCGAAAGCGGCGCAAATGCGGCCGACGAGATCAAGATTCTGATCGACGACGCCGAGTACTGCCCGCTCTTCAACGGCCGTGTCATCAAAGGCGTGGAAACCCGCAAGGCCCCTGATTGGATGCGCTTCAAGCTGCTCGCCCTGGGCCAACGTCCCATCTCCAACATCGTGGACGTGACCAACTACATCATGTTCGAGCTGGGCCAACCCATGCACTCCTACGACCTGGATCTGGTCCAGGATGCCACCCTGCGTGTCGCTCTGGCAGAAGAGGGGATGAAGTTCACCACACTGGACGACGTGGAGCGTACGCTCACGGCCAACGATCTGCTTATCTGGGACGGCAAACGCCCGGTAGGCCTCGCCGGTGTCATGGGCGGTTCCAACACAGAGATGCACGCCGGTTCCACCAATGTTCTTCTCGAGGCCGCCGTGTTCCGTCCCGGAACCATCCGCAAGACGGCCCGCCGTCTGGCTCTTCCGTCCGAGGCGTCCTATCGTTTCGAGCGCGGCGTGGACCAGCAGCTCAACCGGTTCTGCATTGATCGCGGAGCCCAGCTCATGGCTGAGACTTCCGGCGGCACCGTGCTGAAGGGCGTGGTCACCAACGAGCCTCGCCCCTGGCAGGACCGTACCCACGGCTACCGTCACAAGCGGTGCATGTCCCTGCTCGGCCTTGATCTCGAACCGGCCTTCGCCAAGAAGGTGTTCGAGCTCGAAGGGTGCACGGTTGACGATGCCGATCCGGACAACTGGACCGTGAATTCTCCGTCCCATCGGTTGGATCTCGAGCGTGAAGTCGACCTGTACGAGGAAGTGGGCCGTGTCTACGGTCTGGACCGCATCCCGGCGGTGCTGCCCAAGGTGGCCAAGTCCCTGGATGCCGTGGCCGGTACCCCGGTGTACGATTTCATCAAGCGGGTCAAGCTGTGGGGACGCGGCGTCGGACTGAACGAAGCGATCAACTACAGCTTCACCGGCTCCGACGATCTCGATCGCCTTTCTCTGCCTGCAGAGGGACGCGTCTACATCGCCAATCCGCTGTCCGAAGAACAGAATGTCATGCGTACCGAACTGGCCCCCGGCCTGCTCAACGCGCTCAAGAACAACCTGTCCAAGGGCAATAATCATATCCGTCTGTTCGAGGTCGCCAAGCAGTTCGTCTTTGACGAGAGCTCCGAGACCGAGACTCGTGAACAGACCCGCCTGGGCCTGCTGCTCTACGGTCCGCGTCACGCCGAGGAATGGCCCTGGGCCCACGGCGACGTGGACTATCTGGACCTCAAGGGCCACGTGGAACACCTGCTGGGCGACACGCTCAAGCTCGAAGCTCCGGTGTTCACCGTAGCCGAGAACGAGCATCCCTATCTTGAGCCCTGCGTTCAGGTGACCGTTTCCGGCGAGTGCATCGGTGTCATGGGTCGGGTACGCGAAGACATGGCCGACTATTTCCACGCCCGCAAGGACGTCTGGTTGGCCGACTTCAACCTGGACGGCCTGCGCGAGATGGTCGATGCGCACAAGATCGCCTTCCAGTCTCTGCCGGTCTTCCCGCCCAGCCGCCGCGACGTGACCGTCATCGGTCCCGTGACCCTGCATGCCGACGCCATCCGTGAGACCATCCTGTCCGCCGGCGTGGACATCCTGGAGTCCGTGGAGCTGGTGGCCGAATTCATGCCCGAAGGCCAGGAGGAGGAACGCAACCTGTCCTTCCGCCTGACCTACCGCTCGCCGACCAAGACCCTCAAGGACAAACAGGTCGACAAGGAACACAAGAATATCCTGGACGCCCTGGAAAAGAACCTGCCCATTCGGTTCTAG
- a CDS encoding DVU0298 family protein: MSRFRSVKKTVRNILADDDWQTRLAELDDFRPVDLVPPLLNLRLDRLETVRWRSATAFGLTAARMAEASMEKARVIMRTLMWYMNEESGNLGWGIPLFMAEAMVNSKRIADEFHKILVSYIFCDEECDGNFLDHPELRRDVYWGLVRLAEYRPELVAHGERFLIAGLDDTDAYNRAYAARVLGLIKPRAPDPGLRPSRTIRLKSAPSTTERSSTPRWENWRGWPWTIWASSRRFENQGRPKGRLFICGPTTGNTA, translated from the coding sequence ATGTCCCGATTCCGCAGCGTCAAGAAGACCGTCCGAAATATCCTTGCCGACGACGATTGGCAGACCCGGCTCGCCGAGCTGGACGACTTCCGCCCCGTGGACCTGGTTCCGCCGCTGCTCAACCTGCGTCTGGACCGTCTGGAGACCGTGCGCTGGCGTTCGGCCACTGCATTCGGTTTGACGGCCGCCCGTATGGCCGAGGCGTCCATGGAAAAGGCGCGGGTGATCATGCGCACGCTGATGTGGTACATGAACGAAGAGTCCGGCAACCTGGGCTGGGGTATCCCGCTGTTCATGGCCGAAGCCATGGTCAACAGCAAGCGTATCGCCGACGAGTTCCACAAGATTCTTGTTTCCTACATATTCTGCGACGAGGAGTGCGACGGCAACTTCCTGGACCATCCGGAGTTGCGCCGCGACGTCTACTGGGGACTGGTTCGTTTGGCAGAGTACCGGCCCGAGCTGGTGGCGCACGGCGAACGGTTCCTGATCGCCGGCCTGGACGATACGGACGCTTACAACCGTGCCTACGCAGCCCGCGTGCTCGGTCTGATAAAGCCGAGGGCGCCAGATCCCGGCTTGAGACCCTCGCGGACGATCCGGCTGAAATCCGCACCTTCCACCACCGAGAGATCATCGACACCACGGTGGGAGAACTGGCGCGGGTGGCCCTGGACGATCTGGGCTAGTTCCCGTCGCTTTGAAAACCAAGGCCGCCCGAAAGGGCGGCTTTTCATTTGTGGACCTACTACAGGTAATACTGCCTGA
- the rplT gene encoding 50S ribosomal protein L20, with the protein MRVKRGVAAKRRHNKYLKMAKGYRGAGSRLYRTARERVEKALCHAYKDRKRKKREFRKLWIQRINAAARINGMSYSRLMNGLKKAGIELNRKVLADMAVRDPQVFAKIAEAAKAKVS; encoded by the coding sequence ATGAGAGTAAAGCGTGGAGTTGCCGCCAAGCGGCGTCACAACAAATATCTGAAAATGGCCAAGGGCTACCGCGGAGCTGGTTCCCGCCTGTACCGTACCGCCCGTGAGCGCGTCGAAAAGGCCCTCTGCCATGCCTACAAGGACCGCAAGCGCAAAAAACGCGAGTTCCGCAAGCTGTGGATCCAGCGCATCAACGCCGCCGCCCGCATCAACGGTATGTCCTATAGCCGTTTGATGAATGGCCTGAAGAAGGCCGGCATCGAGCTGAACCGCAAGGTTCTGGCCGATATGGCAGTGCGCGATCCGCAGGTGTTCGCCAAGATCGCAGAGGCAGCCAAGGCCAAAGTGAGCTAA
- the thrS gene encoding threonine--tRNA ligase, translating into MLVDISGKQVEAADGASCADVLQEGLSKKQFKNVVAAKCGDAIVDLSTPVTETCTTIEPVFADSEEGLSVIRHSAAHVMAEAVKKLFPTAKVTIGPSITDGFYYDFDYERPFTPEDLEAIEKEMLSSVGANKDFTRTVMSKAEAKKLFESMGETYKSEIMDDLGGDEFSIYTHGDFADLCRGPHVARTGQIKAFKLLSVAGAYWRGDEKNKQLQRIYGTAWQDPKALKKYLTRLEEAKKRDHRKLGKQLDLFSFSEEVGPGMSLWHPRGMLLRAILEDFERKEHLKRGYQLVQGPIILKRELWEKSGHYDNYRENMYFTEIDEQAYGIKPMNCLAHMIIYKRKIMSYRDLPQRYFELGVVHRHEKSGVLHGLMRVRTFTQDDAHLICRPDQVEEEILNLIKFYQDIYALFDYEFDVELSTRPEKSIGSDADWELATEGLRQALDKSGMPYAINEGDGAFYGPKIDFHLRDSIGRSWQCGTIQVDFTLPERFDIVYVGEDGERHRPVMIHRAMLGSIERFIGVLTEHCAGAYPVWLAPVQARLLNVTDAQADFVKKAEAFLVSKGIRVEADIRNEKLGYKIREAQVEKIPYMLVIGDKEVEAGCVNIRSRDGEDPGMVTLEEAAQLILDAAKAPFKAGGMSYSFSG; encoded by the coding sequence GTGTTGGTTGATATCTCCGGTAAACAGGTTGAAGCGGCCGACGGCGCCTCTTGCGCCGACGTCCTCCAGGAAGGACTGTCCAAGAAACAGTTCAAGAATGTCGTGGCTGCCAAGTGCGGCGACGCGATCGTGGACCTGAGCACTCCCGTTACCGAGACCTGCACTACCATCGAGCCCGTCTTCGCGGACAGCGAGGAAGGGCTCAGCGTCATCCGCCACTCCGCGGCCCACGTCATGGCTGAGGCCGTCAAGAAGCTGTTCCCCACCGCCAAGGTGACGATCGGACCGTCCATCACCGACGGATTCTACTACGACTTCGATTATGAACGTCCGTTCACGCCCGAAGATTTGGAAGCCATTGAAAAAGAGATGCTTTCCTCTGTGGGCGCCAACAAGGACTTCACGCGGACTGTCATGTCCAAGGCCGAGGCCAAGAAGTTGTTCGAGTCCATGGGAGAGACCTACAAGTCCGAGATCATGGATGACCTGGGCGGCGATGAATTTTCCATTTACACGCACGGTGACTTTGCCGACCTGTGCCGCGGCCCGCATGTGGCCCGCACCGGCCAGATCAAGGCCTTCAAGCTGCTCTCCGTGGCCGGAGCCTACTGGCGCGGCGACGAGAAGAACAAGCAGCTGCAGCGCATCTACGGCACTGCCTGGCAGGATCCCAAGGCGCTGAAGAAGTACCTGACCCGCCTGGAAGAGGCCAAGAAGCGCGATCACCGCAAGCTCGGCAAGCAGCTTGATCTGTTCTCCTTCAGCGAGGAAGTCGGCCCGGGCATGTCCCTGTGGCACCCGCGCGGCATGCTGCTGCGCGCCATTCTCGAGGATTTCGAGCGCAAAGAGCACCTCAAGCGTGGCTATCAGTTGGTCCAGGGCCCGATCATCCTCAAGCGCGAGCTGTGGGAAAAGTCCGGCCACTACGACAACTACCGCGAGAACATGTACTTCACGGAGATCGACGAGCAGGCCTACGGCATCAAGCCCATGAACTGCCTGGCTCACATGATCATCTACAAGCGCAAGATCATGAGCTACCGCGACCTGCCCCAGCGTTATTTCGAGCTGGGCGTGGTTCACCGCCACGAGAAGTCCGGCGTGCTCCACGGTTTGATGCGCGTGCGTACTTTCACTCAGGACGATGCGCACCTGATCTGCCGCCCGGACCAGGTGGAGGAGGAGATCCTCAACCTGATCAAGTTCTATCAGGACATCTACGCCTTGTTCGACTACGAGTTCGACGTGGAGCTGTCCACCCGTCCGGAAAAGTCCATCGGCTCGGACGCGGACTGGGAACTGGCCACCGAGGGACTGCGTCAGGCGCTCGACAAATCGGGCATGCCGTACGCCATCAACGAAGGCGACGGCGCGTTCTACGGCCCGAAGATCGATTTCCACTTGCGCGATTCCATCGGTCGAAGCTGGCAATGCGGCACAATTCAAGTCGATTTCACCTTGCCAGAGCGCTTTGACATAGTATATGTGGGCGAGGACGGTGAGAGGCACCGGCCCGTGATGATCCATCGCGCCATGCTCGGCTCCATCGAACGCTTCATCGGCGTCTTGACGGAGCACTGCGCTGGTGCGTATCCTGTCTGGCTGGCGCCTGTGCAGGCGAGGTTGCTGAACGTGACCGATGCACAAGCAGATTTTGTCAAGAAAGCCGAGGCGTTCCTCGTTTCCAAGGGCATCCGCGTCGAAGCGGACATCCGCAACGAGAAGCTCGGCTACAAGATACGGGAAGCTCAGGTTGAGAAAATCCCGTACATGTTGGTAATCGGTGACAAAGAGGTTGAGGCCGGGTGCGTCAATATCCGTTCACGAGACGGAGAAGACCCCGGGATGGTGACACTGGAGGAAGCCGCGCAGTTGATTTTGGATGCTGCAAAGGCGCCCTTCAAAGCAGGAGGAATGAGCTATAGCTTTTCGGGGTAA